Proteins co-encoded in one Nonlabens agnitus genomic window:
- a CDS encoding thioredoxin family protein, with product MSKFGELISSHVPVLFNFFTDWNEESTSMHPVLREVAAAIGDNARIIKINVDKNPELSDALRIKGLPTLIIYKQGEMKWRQSGAQDSEALINLLKQYAS from the coding sequence ATGTCAAAATTTGGTGAGTTAATCAGTTCCCATGTTCCTGTTCTATTCAATTTCTTTACAGATTGGAACGAGGAAAGTACGAGCATGCATCCCGTATTGCGTGAAGTAGCTGCCGCAATAGGTGATAACGCCAGAATCATAAAAATCAACGTAGATAAAAATCCAGAACTCTCTGATGCCTTGCGCATCAAAGGTTTGCCTACCTTGATCATTTACAAACAGGGCGAGATGAAGTGGCGACAAAGCGGTGCCCAGGATAGCGAGGCGCTCATCAATTTATTGAAGCAGTACGCGTCCTAA
- a CDS encoding glycosyltransferase family 117 protein — translation MNLSYNQLNKILGWTVFLIALTIYWITLEPTVSFWDAGEYITTSAKLEVGHPPGAPLYQMMVATAAIFATDVTNIAYMVNWMAGFSSALTILFMFWSMTLLLKRHILKGKFDTTVVLGSAFVGSIAFAVSDSFWFNAVEAEVYAPAALIMSSMFYLGLLWERDMMEPRGNRWLILMSFIIGLSFGVHFLGILTIPAIGMMWFFRHYRKVTPLNFTVALIAVVAVLLFVFKLLLPTTLSIFGYLEVFFVNDIGLPFNSGTIIAFIMIVAAFVGLISLSRKRNKPLLNTITICVMFVLIGFSSWTMLPIRANAGTPINENNPNDARALLAYYNREQYPSPALFFGEAFTDMYAGLDPDDPYIDEKPKYERDYEQGKYVIVNQFENALQNTHDDHKGFFPRMTDASRASNYVEFMGGLEYEIKPGYQGNQELISVLDDYERQFDRGRISADEYIQTIASLSEAVDIKKPSFGQNLSYLFNYQISYMYLRYFMWNFTGRQNDIQGMGDRFNGNWLSGIDFIDELHIGSQDELSDDMLNNKGRNLYYFLPLILGILGAVFHAKKDWKSFVVTMMLFLFTGLAIIVYLNQSMYQVRERDYAYVGSFLVFAMWIGMGVYAIYEGLLEYTKSKVVKFATIAVCFAAVPLLMGFQNWDDHDRSEKYTALASAKKYLDSCLPNALLFTIGDNDTFPLWYAQEVEGYRTDVRIVCTSLLSTDWYMDDMKKKAYESEPVPSTLTHDKYVYGTRDALWYTEKERIQERLRQAQQNPNYVFPDTMDLKDWMEWVASDSKITQELMRNDHYEHTFPTKYIRIPVNKEAVLKNGVVAAKDANKIVDEIIINIESDLVYKNRMFMLDIINANNWERPVYFSGGAFGDEDYIWMKDYLQLDGTAYLLTPIYTPPVDQRDPFDMGRINPDRAYKIIKGWDWGNSGSPDIYHDVETRRNSVGYRSNVTRAAQALIADNQLEKAEEILDLGMEKMPLEYFEHYSMIEPFVSSYYEIGTTAKAQDLLNRVVLKYQDELDYYKAMPLEEQSLISREIITAIERYRGLVRTAIDNDDDLMIEKHLDAFNSYVKSFPRVYNDNEQLRLPGEVGDEELIKLLESEIDNADAERTIEPVGDTVNE, via the coding sequence ATGAACCTAAGTTACAATCAACTCAACAAAATATTAGGCTGGACGGTCTTCTTGATCGCCCTAACCATATACTGGATCACCCTAGAACCTACAGTAAGCTTCTGGGATGCTGGAGAATACATTACCACCTCAGCAAAATTAGAAGTAGGCCATCCACCTGGTGCACCACTGTACCAAATGATGGTAGCGACCGCAGCCATATTTGCCACAGACGTGACTAACATCGCTTACATGGTCAACTGGATGGCTGGATTTTCCAGCGCTTTGACCATTTTATTTATGTTCTGGTCGATGACATTGTTGCTCAAACGCCATATTTTGAAGGGAAAATTTGATACCACTGTCGTTTTGGGATCGGCATTTGTAGGTTCGATTGCCTTTGCGGTATCCGACAGTTTTTGGTTCAACGCCGTTGAGGCAGAAGTCTATGCACCAGCAGCGCTGATCATGAGCAGCATGTTCTATCTGGGCTTGTTGTGGGAACGCGACATGATGGAGCCGCGCGGTAATCGCTGGTTGATCCTCATGTCTTTTATTATAGGGCTATCGTTTGGAGTTCACTTCTTGGGGATTTTAACCATTCCTGCCATAGGAATGATGTGGTTCTTTAGACACTATAGAAAAGTCACACCACTCAATTTTACCGTGGCATTAATTGCTGTGGTAGCCGTGTTGCTGTTTGTCTTTAAATTGCTGTTGCCTACTACGCTCAGTATCTTCGGTTACCTTGAGGTCTTTTTTGTAAACGACATAGGGTTGCCCTTCAACAGCGGTACTATCATCGCCTTTATCATGATCGTGGCAGCTTTTGTGGGATTGATATCGCTTTCGCGAAAGCGTAACAAACCACTTCTCAACACCATCACTATCTGCGTCATGTTTGTCCTTATAGGTTTCTCTAGCTGGACCATGCTGCCTATAAGAGCCAATGCAGGAACACCTATTAATGAGAACAACCCTAATGATGCGCGTGCGCTGCTCGCCTATTACAACAGGGAACAATATCCATCGCCCGCATTATTTTTTGGAGAAGCCTTTACAGATATGTATGCCGGTCTAGATCCAGATGATCCATATATTGATGAAAAGCCCAAGTATGAGCGCGATTATGAGCAAGGAAAATATGTGATCGTCAACCAGTTTGAAAACGCGCTGCAAAACACGCATGACGATCATAAAGGCTTCTTTCCCAGAATGACAGATGCCAGTCGTGCCAGCAATTATGTAGAGTTTATGGGTGGTCTAGAATATGAAATCAAGCCAGGCTATCAAGGGAACCAAGAGCTCATAAGTGTGCTTGACGATTATGAGCGTCAATTTGATCGTGGGCGCATTAGTGCAGATGAGTATATACAGACCATCGCTTCCCTTTCTGAAGCTGTAGATATCAAGAAACCTAGTTTTGGTCAGAATTTAAGTTACCTATTTAACTACCAGATTAGTTACATGTACCTGCGGTATTTCATGTGGAATTTTACCGGTAGACAGAATGATATTCAGGGAATGGGTGATCGCTTTAATGGTAATTGGTTAAGCGGTATAGACTTCATTGACGAGCTGCATATAGGTTCGCAAGATGAATTGAGCGATGACATGCTTAACAATAAAGGTCGCAACCTCTATTATTTCCTGCCGTTGATCTTGGGTATTTTAGGCGCTGTGTTCCATGCCAAAAAAGATTGGAAGTCTTTTGTAGTGACCATGATGTTATTCCTCTTCACGGGTCTGGCGATCATCGTGTACCTTAACCAGAGCATGTACCAAGTGCGTGAGCGTGATTATGCCTATGTGGGATCCTTCCTAGTTTTTGCCATGTGGATAGGAATGGGCGTTTATGCGATCTATGAAGGCCTGCTGGAGTATACCAAAAGTAAAGTTGTCAAATTTGCCACGATAGCGGTGTGTTTTGCCGCTGTGCCTCTATTGATGGGCTTCCAGAATTGGGATGATCACGATAGGTCTGAAAAATATACGGCACTAGCCAGCGCCAAAAAATATCTGGACAGCTGCCTGCCTAACGCGTTACTGTTTACCATAGGTGACAACGACACATTCCCATTATGGTATGCTCAAGAAGTAGAAGGTTACCGCACAGATGTTCGCATCGTTTGTACCTCACTATTGAGTACTGATTGGTATATGGACGACATGAAGAAAAAGGCCTATGAGAGTGAGCCAGTGCCATCTACCTTGACGCATGACAAATATGTCTACGGTACGCGCGATGCCTTATGGTATACAGAAAAGGAACGCATCCAAGAACGCTTGCGTCAAGCCCAACAAAATCCAAACTATGTATTTCCAGACACCATGGATCTCAAAGACTGGATGGAATGGGTAGCGAGTGATAGCAAAATCACGCAAGAATTGATGCGCAACGATCACTACGAGCATACGTTCCCAACTAAATACATTCGCATTCCAGTAAATAAAGAAGCTGTTTTGAAAAACGGTGTGGTAGCTGCCAAGGATGCTAATAAGATCGTGGATGAGATTATAATCAACATAGAATCCGATCTGGTTTATAAAAACCGCATGTTTATGCTGGACATCATCAATGCTAACAACTGGGAACGACCGGTGTATTTCTCTGGTGGTGCCTTTGGAGATGAAGATTACATCTGGATGAAGGATTATTTGCAACTGGATGGAACCGCCTACCTATTGACGCCTATTTATACGCCGCCGGTAGATCAAAGGGATCCATTTGATATGGGACGCATCAATCCAGATAGAGCCTATAAAATCATCAAAGGATGGGATTGGGGCAACAGCGGTAGTCCAGACATCTATCATGATGTAGAGACCCGTCGCAACAGTGTTGGATATAGAAGTAATGTAACTAGAGCTGCGCAAGCGCTTATTGCAGACAACCAGCTGGAAAAAGCAGAAGAAATTCTTGACCTAGGTATGGAAAAAATGCCATTGGAATATTTTGAGCACTATTCCATGATCGAGCCTTTTGTAAGTAGTTATTATGAAATAGGCACTACCGCAAAGGCTCAGGACCTACTCAACCGTGTGGTCCTTAAATACCAAGATGAGTTGGATTATTATAAAGCCATGCCGCTGGAAGAGCAAAGCCTAATAAGTCGCGAAATCATCACCGCCATAGAGCGCTATCGTGGTTTAGTACGTACGGCGATCGACAATGATGATGACCTAATGATCGAGAAACACCTAGATGCTTTCAATAGTTATGTGAAGTCGTTCCCTAGGGTTTACAATGATAACGAGCAGTTGAGATTGCCTGGTGAGGTTGGAGATGAAGAGCTGATCAAGCTATTGGAGAGCGAAATCGACAATGCAGACGCCGAAAGAACAATTGAACCTGTAGGCGATACCGTTAACGAATAA
- a CDS encoding polysaccharide deacetylase family protein: MWYPDRIPDWLSGLFPKYHWHGDRNKSQVYLTFDDGPTPMVTHFVLEQLERFGFKATFFLIGDRAQRFPGLKKEVLEAGHSIGNHTFHHLNSWKVSSEMYLKDIAFAKANTSNSLFRPPYGRIHRKVAQQLVADGYKIVLWDVLSGDFDTSRSPESSLKSLKRHTRNGSVVVFHDSEKAFPILKEVLPEYLEWLQEQQFECLPIS, encoded by the coding sequence ATGTGGTATCCAGATCGCATACCAGACTGGTTAAGCGGTTTGTTTCCCAAATATCACTGGCATGGTGACCGCAACAAATCGCAAGTGTACCTCACCTTTGATGATGGTCCTACACCTATGGTGACGCATTTTGTTCTGGAGCAACTAGAGCGTTTTGGATTTAAGGCCACCTTCTTTTTAATAGGTGATCGCGCCCAGCGTTTTCCCGGCCTAAAAAAGGAAGTCTTGGAGGCTGGACATTCCATTGGGAATCATACCTTCCACCATTTGAACTCATGGAAGGTTTCCAGTGAAATGTATTTGAAGGATATCGCTTTCGCGAAAGCGAACACCAGCAACAGCCTATTCAGACCACCATACGGCCGCATCCATAGAAAAGTTGCCCAACAACTCGTGGCTGATGGTTATAAAATTGTTCTTTGGGACGTACTATCAGGAGACTTTGACACCAGCAGATCTCCTGAAAGTAGTTTGAAAAGCCTTAAAAGACACACTAGAAATGGAAGTGTAGTCGTATTTCACGACAGTGAGAAAGCGTTTCCCATTTTAAAAGAGGTACTTCCAGAATACTTAGAATGGTTACAGGAGCAACAATTTGAGTGCCTACCTATTTCTTAG